One window of Pseudacidobacterium ailaaui genomic DNA carries:
- a CDS encoding anti-sigma factor family protein: protein MTCTEFIAMLDDLIEDRVSASLRAELEEHLRGCEHCVVTLNTTRKTIEIYRSHELYELPNDLRQRLQKAILAKCKKC, encoded by the coding sequence GTGACCTGCACAGAGTTTATTGCGATGTTGGATGACCTGATCGAAGACCGGGTCTCGGCTTCGTTGCGCGCTGAACTGGAAGAACATCTGCGCGGTTGTGAACACTGTGTGGTCACCCTGAACACGACGCGCAAGACCATTGAAATCTACCGCAGCCACGAACTCTACGAGCTCCCCAACGATCTGCGCCAGCGCTTACAGAAGGCCATTCTGGCCAAATGCAAAAAGTGCTAA
- a CDS encoding sigma-70 family RNA polymerase sigma factor yields the protein MPDIQTQGTEEVHPDVLLVNRAREGDVEAFEKLVKQYDRQVFRIAQHITQNREDAEDVVQDAFLKAYEKLDQFQGNSKFYTWLVRIAVNEALMRLRKRRTGRMVSIDEDVETDEGSMPRDLADWGPDPEQQYSQSELAEILRKTIQGLPPGFRVVFVLRDVEGLSTEETAETLGLSVPAVKSRLLRARLQLRERLSRYFRKNKRDGAK from the coding sequence ATGCCAGACATCCAAACACAAGGGACCGAAGAGGTCCACCCGGACGTTCTGCTCGTCAACCGGGCGCGGGAAGGAGATGTCGAGGCGTTCGAGAAGCTGGTGAAACAATATGACCGCCAGGTCTTCCGGATTGCCCAGCACATCACCCAGAACCGCGAGGACGCCGAAGATGTAGTGCAGGACGCCTTTTTAAAGGCCTACGAGAAACTGGACCAGTTCCAGGGAAACTCGAAGTTTTATACGTGGCTGGTACGCATTGCTGTAAACGAAGCCCTGATGCGTCTGCGCAAGCGGCGCACCGGACGTATGGTTTCCATTGACGAGGATGTAGAAACAGACGAAGGGTCCATGCCCCGCGATCTGGCCGACTGGGGACCAGACCCGGAGCAGCAATACAGCCAATCGGAGCTGGCTGAGATTCTGCGCAAGACCATTCAGGGACTTCCTCCGGGATTCAGAGTGGTGTTTGTGCTACGAGACGTTGAAGGCCTCTCGACAGAAGAGACCGCAGAAACGCTGGGACTGAGTGTCCCGGCGGTAAAATCGCGCTTGTTGCGGGCGCGGTTGCAGTTGCGGGAACGGCTGAGCCGTTATTTCCGCAAAAACAAAAGGGATGGTGCAAAGTGA
- a CDS encoding transglycosylase SLT domain-containing protein, which produces MKEGVAGWLRIGMLMVLAVLVSGTCWPQTASSSTHKKHKATATAPRSGKHGASHVVRKTTSPARSKHTPHRRRRPLSARARAKSHKLQQAFVASSQLRPMAQQLAVMRTPAAYAGVTAYARAHTGEASAAAYIALGHAYLLDHRYPEAVQAFRQANLQGNALDDYADYLEAQADLQSNNLPQAETILSGFAQKHPDSIFVPSIPVLQANLFLQEGDPQAALRVLNAHQSEAIANHADYQLALAKAYQMAGRSTEAAQMFRRVFLGFPLSNEAAIAKTQLSAMGATSSLTVEERSRHADALYKAGRFSDAAEEYRALAQDPAVTDGLKDALLVAAAHCDYKLKRLNKEELDHIPDSQDETGARRMYLLVEYARDKDDGETQRNLVLQMEQRFPQSPWLAEALYSSGNMYLLRKDYPTAIAYYGELARRFPRHPYAPSAHWRAAWLNYRIRQYSEAARLMDEQIAVYHGGKEIPSALYWRGRIYQDQERRPEMAAAYYRTVARVYRHYYYATLAQQRLEELGSVKSASLAFLDEMHPEAIPELSDDVPEDDPHVVRARLLANAGLNEYIAPEIQAADGSQAWGALAEAKIYASYGETWRAMRAMKRAVPFYASAPLDALPMEYWRILFPQAYWSTIKAESEKNGLDPYMVASLIRQESEFNPNAISRANAYGLMQLLPSVGRSMAKEEGIRHFTANDLLDPVLNIRLGTRYLRQVLDKFHDQPEYTFAAYNAGENRVTDWQSMGSYSGMDEFVESIPFTETREYVQAILRNEEIYRELDHAMAAQAKSISR; this is translated from the coding sequence GTGAAAGAGGGAGTTGCAGGCTGGTTGCGGATTGGGATGCTGATGGTCCTTGCTGTTCTGGTGTCCGGAACATGCTGGCCCCAGACGGCTTCATCCTCCACCCATAAGAAACATAAGGCCACGGCAACCGCCCCGCGGTCTGGCAAACACGGTGCGAGCCATGTGGTGCGCAAGACAACAAGCCCCGCGCGGAGCAAACACACTCCACACCGAAGACGGCGGCCTCTCTCTGCGCGGGCCAGGGCCAAGAGCCACAAGCTGCAACAGGCGTTCGTGGCTTCGTCCCAGCTTCGGCCCATGGCACAGCAACTGGCGGTGATGCGCACTCCTGCGGCATATGCTGGTGTAACGGCCTATGCGCGTGCGCACACCGGTGAAGCATCGGCTGCGGCATACATTGCGCTGGGCCATGCTTATCTGCTCGACCACAGATATCCGGAAGCAGTGCAGGCCTTCCGTCAGGCCAATCTCCAGGGCAATGCACTGGATGATTACGCCGATTACCTTGAAGCGCAGGCCGACCTGCAATCCAACAATTTGCCCCAGGCGGAAACGATCCTGAGCGGCTTTGCGCAGAAGCACCCAGACAGTATCTTTGTTCCCAGCATTCCGGTACTTCAAGCGAACCTTTTCCTGCAGGAGGGGGACCCTCAGGCAGCGCTGCGGGTCCTGAACGCTCACCAGAGTGAGGCGATTGCCAATCATGCTGACTATCAACTGGCCCTGGCGAAGGCGTATCAGATGGCGGGCCGGTCTACGGAAGCGGCCCAGATGTTTCGCAGGGTCTTTCTGGGCTTTCCTCTGAGTAACGAAGCAGCCATTGCCAAGACGCAGCTTTCCGCGATGGGTGCGACCTCCTCACTTACGGTGGAGGAGCGCAGCCGCCACGCCGATGCTCTCTACAAGGCTGGCCGCTTCAGCGATGCGGCGGAAGAATATCGCGCCCTGGCCCAGGACCCCGCAGTGACCGACGGCCTGAAGGACGCCCTGCTGGTTGCGGCCGCGCACTGCGACTACAAACTCAAGCGTCTGAATAAGGAAGAGCTGGACCACATACCGGACAGTCAAGACGAAACGGGAGCGCGCCGCATGTATCTGCTGGTGGAGTATGCTCGCGACAAAGACGACGGGGAGACGCAGCGCAACCTCGTTTTGCAGATGGAGCAGCGCTTTCCGCAAAGCCCGTGGCTGGCAGAAGCCCTCTATTCCAGCGGCAATATGTATCTGCTGCGCAAGGACTATCCCACGGCCATTGCATACTATGGCGAGCTGGCACGGCGCTTCCCACGCCATCCTTATGCTCCCAGCGCACACTGGCGTGCGGCCTGGCTCAACTATCGTATCCGACAATATTCTGAAGCTGCGCGGCTGATGGACGAGCAGATTGCGGTCTATCACGGGGGAAAAGAGATTCCTTCGGCCCTTTACTGGCGCGGCCGCATCTACCAAGACCAGGAGCGCCGGCCAGAGATGGCTGCGGCCTATTATCGGACGGTGGCGCGCGTCTATCGCCATTACTATTATGCGACCCTGGCCCAGCAGCGGCTTGAGGAGCTGGGCAGCGTAAAGTCCGCCTCGCTGGCATTTCTGGATGAGATGCACCCGGAGGCCATCCCCGAACTTTCCGATGACGTCCCCGAGGACGATCCGCATGTGGTGCGCGCGCGTCTGCTGGCCAATGCCGGATTGAACGAATATATTGCGCCGGAAATCCAGGCCGCCGATGGTAGCCAAGCATGGGGAGCTTTGGCCGAGGCCAAAATCTACGCCTCCTATGGAGAGACGTGGCGCGCCATGCGGGCGATGAAGCGGGCCGTGCCCTTTTATGCTTCCGCACCCCTGGACGCGCTGCCCATGGAATACTGGCGCATTCTCTTCCCTCAGGCCTACTGGTCTACCATCAAGGCAGAATCAGAGAAGAATGGCCTGGACCCGTATATGGTGGCATCGCTGATCCGGCAAGAGTCAGAGTTCAATCCCAATGCCATCTCGCGCGCCAATGCTTATGGGTTGATGCAGCTTCTGCCTTCGGTGGGTAGAAGCATGGCGAAGGAGGAGGGTATCCGGCATTTCACTGCCAATGATCTGCTGGACCCGGTCCTGAATATCCGCCTGGGGACCCGCTATTTACGGCAGGTACTGGACAAGTTCCATGACCAGCCGGAATACACCTTTGCTGCCTACAACGCCGGGGAAAATCGCGTGACCGACTGGCAGAGCATGGGCAGCTATAGCGGAATGGATGAATTTGTCGAATCCATTCCCTTCACAGAAACACGCGAATATGTGCAGGCCATTCTGCGTAATGAGGAAATCTACCGCGAACTGGACCATGCTATGGCCGCGCAGGCTAAATCCATTTCCAGATAG
- a CDS encoding NAD-dependent malic enzyme: MAKTIRTKLSGFNLLNNPRLNKGTAFTEQERDIFSLHGLLPPHVGSLEDQMQRRKQVLDGLATNFEKYSYMRDLQDTNETLFYALLSRYIEELLPIVYTPTVGEGCQRFSEIWRKPRGLFLSYPNRHRIEQILSHPRYDCIRCIVVSDGERILGLGDQGAGGMGIPIGKMALYTALGGIHPEHCLPVLLDVGTDNEERLKNPIYIGWRHQRIRGQEYDDFVDAFVSVVQKRWPHILLQWEDFAGANAARLLARYRDQICTFNDDIQGTAAVAAATLLSAVNVTGVPLKDQRIVIFGFGTAGIGIATLLIAEMRQQGLSAEEALQHLYAIDRGGLLVEGGKDIRTEQLPFVRKREEVLGWRLSHASEIRLTDVIRNAKPTVLIGVSGQQGAFSEDAVRAMAKHAARPIIFPLSNPTSRSEATPQQLLEWTEGRAIVGTGSPFPPVEWNGRRIQIDQTNNSYIFPGLALGIIACGAQRVSDGMIMAASAALAGLSPTLQDKNGRLLPPLAESRRVSRVVAEAVGRQALAEGLAGVKDEAAFLTALEAEIWEPAYLPYEREV, from the coding sequence ATGGCCAAGACGATTCGAACCAAACTCTCAGGGTTCAACCTGCTGAATAATCCGCGCCTGAACAAAGGTACGGCTTTTACGGAACAGGAGCGGGATATCTTCAGCCTCCACGGGTTGCTGCCGCCACACGTCGGCTCGCTGGAAGACCAGATGCAGCGCCGCAAGCAGGTACTGGACGGACTGGCCACAAATTTTGAAAAGTACAGTTACATGCGCGACCTTCAGGACACGAATGAGACCCTTTTCTATGCCCTCCTGTCGCGTTACATTGAAGAGCTGCTGCCGATTGTTTATACACCAACGGTAGGGGAAGGCTGCCAGCGTTTTAGTGAGATCTGGCGCAAGCCGCGCGGACTCTTCCTGAGCTATCCAAACCGGCACCGCATCGAACAGATCCTCTCCCACCCGCGCTATGACTGCATTCGCTGCATCGTTGTGAGTGATGGCGAACGTATCCTTGGCCTCGGCGACCAGGGGGCCGGAGGCATGGGCATTCCTATCGGCAAAATGGCGCTGTACACGGCCCTCGGCGGGATCCATCCTGAGCACTGCCTGCCGGTCCTGCTCGACGTGGGGACTGACAACGAAGAGCGTCTGAAGAATCCGATCTATATCGGCTGGCGCCACCAGCGTATTCGCGGGCAGGAATACGACGATTTTGTGGACGCTTTTGTGTCGGTGGTCCAAAAGCGCTGGCCCCATATCCTGTTGCAGTGGGAAGATTTTGCCGGGGCGAATGCTGCCCGTCTTCTTGCGCGCTATCGCGACCAGATCTGCACCTTCAATGACGATATTCAGGGAACGGCAGCCGTTGCTGCGGCGACGCTTCTTTCTGCAGTGAACGTCACAGGTGTTCCGCTGAAAGACCAGCGGATTGTGATTTTCGGGTTCGGTACTGCGGGGATTGGCATCGCCACTCTGCTGATTGCAGAAATGCGGCAGCAAGGCCTGAGCGCAGAAGAGGCCCTTCAGCATTTGTATGCGATTGATCGAGGAGGCCTGCTGGTGGAAGGTGGCAAGGACATCCGGACCGAGCAGCTTCCCTTTGTACGCAAAAGAGAAGAGGTGCTGGGATGGCGACTGTCCCATGCCAGCGAGATTCGGCTTACAGATGTCATCCGAAATGCAAAGCCCACGGTGTTGATTGGGGTCTCTGGTCAGCAAGGGGCCTTTAGTGAGGATGCGGTCCGCGCCATGGCGAAACATGCAGCACGGCCCATCATCTTTCCTCTGTCAAACCCGACTTCGCGAAGTGAAGCCACTCCGCAGCAATTGTTGGAATGGACCGAGGGCCGCGCCATCGTAGGCACCGGAAGTCCATTTCCTCCTGTGGAATGGAATGGCAGGCGCATCCAGATTGACCAGACGAACAACTCATATATTTTCCCAGGGTTGGCGCTGGGGATCATTGCCTGCGGAGCGCAGCGGGTTTCTGACGGAATGATTATGGCTGCTTCCGCTGCGCTTGCCGGCCTGTCACCTACTCTGCAGGACAAGAACGGAAGATTACTGCCGCCCCTTGCAGAGTCGCGCAGGGTAAGCCGCGTGGTCGCCGAGGCCGTGGGCAGGCAGGCCCTGGCAGAGGGACTGGCGGGCGTAAAAGACGAAGCTGCCTTTCTTACAGCGCTGGAAGCCGAGATCTGGGAGCCCGCTTATCTGCCCTATGAGCGGGAGGTTTGA
- the moaC gene encoding cyclic pyranopterin monophosphate synthase MoaC yields MAKLSHFDSSGSARMVDVSSKSASRREAVASAFVALSPKVLAALPDNPKGNPLEVARFAGIQAAKKTADLVPMCHPLPLTFVDVQTETTADGISIRSSVATTAPTGVEMEALTAASVAALTIYDMCKALDKGIVIQNIRLEKKTGGKSGDFQRPERS; encoded by the coding sequence GTGGCCAAACTCTCGCACTTTGACTCCTCCGGCAGCGCCCGAATGGTGGACGTGAGCAGCAAATCTGCCTCGCGCCGTGAGGCCGTTGCGTCGGCATTTGTTGCGCTTTCACCAAAGGTCCTGGCAGCCCTTCCGGACAATCCCAAGGGGAATCCGCTTGAGGTTGCGCGCTTTGCCGGTATCCAGGCAGCAAAAAAGACAGCTGATCTCGTCCCCATGTGCCATCCGCTGCCGCTGACTTTTGTTGACGTACAGACAGAGACTACCGCAGATGGAATTTCCATCCGCAGCAGCGTTGCCACAACAGCGCCGACCGGGGTGGAGATGGAGGCACTCACGGCTGCATCCGTTGCTGCGCTCACCATCTACGATATGTGCAAAGCGCTGGACAAAGGCATCGTCATTCAAAACATCCGGCTGGAAAAGAAAACCGGCGGCAAAAGCGGAGACTTTCAGCGCCCGGAACGGTCCTGA
- a CDS encoding acyl-CoA thioesterase yields the protein MPHTSSTTFRVRYAETDQMGVVYHANYFVWFEMGRVEFLRQLGFEYKQMEVVDDCHLPVVEATCRYKSPARYDELLTVETRLSALRSTVVRFAYRLLRPTEEGPQLLAEAETTHVAVNGKMETRPLPEKYAAPLRSALA from the coding sequence ATGCCACATACCTCCAGCACGACTTTTCGGGTGCGCTATGCCGAGACGGACCAGATGGGCGTTGTCTATCATGCCAATTATTTCGTCTGGTTTGAAATGGGCCGCGTCGAATTTCTCCGCCAGTTAGGGTTTGAGTACAAGCAGATGGAAGTTGTGGACGACTGTCATCTGCCAGTCGTGGAGGCGACCTGCCGCTACAAGTCCCCGGCCCGCTATGACGAGCTGCTTACCGTGGAAACACGTCTTTCTGCACTGCGTTCTACTGTGGTCCGGTTTGCCTATCGCCTCCTCAGGCCAACAGAAGAAGGTCCGCAATTGCTGGCCGAAGCGGAGACCACGCATGTAGCAGTGAATGGAAAGATGGAGACGCGGCCATTGCCGGAAAAATATGCCGCCCCTCTGCGTTCGGCCCTGGCCTGA
- the glgA gene encoding glycogen synthase GlgA, which yields MHIVFAASECLPFIKTGGLADVIGSLPREIARKGHQVTVYLPFYRQVREHFPEKKIALPSLTIPFQYYNRFAAVVDGGKRDGVQYFFIDCPELFDRESPYATPAGDYPDNWERFGLFCRAVLEASKQLGIPDIFHVHDWQTSLLPVYLRTVYYFDPLLRNVGTVLTIHNAGYHGLFPPVTVERLLLPWDIFTPEKVEFYDSFNFLKGGIVYADMLTTVSHKYAEEIQTPEFGHGLEGVLHKRASDLRGILNGVDYSKWDPATDGRIAAHYSIEDLEGKAECKRDLLHAFGAPHLSEDTAVLGIVSRLATQKGFDLTAQIIERLTFENIFLVVLGTGEPYYENLFRSLHERFPEKISVRITYDETLAHKIEAGADIYLMPSRYEPCGLNQIYSLKYGTVPVVRATGGLDDTIEEWDPQTHTGTGFKFANYAADDYLQAVQRALTVFKDKTAWRTLMRNGMKQDYSWAKPSSEYIEVYQEVARRRS from the coding sequence ATGCATATTGTCTTTGCCGCGTCAGAATGCCTGCCTTTTATCAAGACCGGGGGACTTGCCGACGTGATCGGCTCTCTGCCACGCGAAATCGCGCGGAAAGGCCATCAGGTCACCGTCTATCTTCCTTTTTACCGTCAGGTCCGCGAGCATTTTCCTGAAAAAAAGATTGCCCTGCCCAGCCTCACAATTCCCTTCCAGTATTACAACCGCTTTGCGGCCGTTGTGGATGGCGGAAAGCGCGATGGCGTGCAGTATTTCTTTATCGATTGTCCGGAGCTTTTCGACCGCGAGTCTCCTTATGCTACTCCAGCGGGCGATTACCCTGACAATTGGGAACGCTTTGGCCTCTTTTGCCGAGCGGTACTCGAAGCCAGTAAGCAGCTTGGCATACCAGACATCTTTCACGTGCATGACTGGCAGACTTCCCTGCTGCCCGTCTATCTGCGGACTGTCTATTACTTCGATCCTCTACTGCGCAACGTCGGCACGGTGCTTACCATCCACAATGCCGGATACCATGGCCTCTTCCCTCCGGTCACGGTGGAACGTCTGCTTTTGCCGTGGGACATCTTTACCCCGGAAAAAGTCGAGTTTTACGACTCCTTTAATTTCCTCAAGGGCGGCATTGTTTATGCAGACATGCTGACCACTGTGAGCCACAAATATGCGGAAGAGATCCAGACGCCAGAGTTTGGCCATGGACTGGAAGGGGTGCTGCACAAGCGCGCTTCTGACCTCCGCGGCATTCTCAATGGTGTGGATTACAGCAAATGGGACCCGGCCACGGATGGCAGGATTGCCGCACACTACTCCATCGAGGACCTGGAAGGAAAGGCCGAGTGTAAACGCGATCTGCTCCATGCCTTTGGCGCGCCCCACCTGTCAGAAGATACGGCGGTGCTGGGGATTGTTTCCCGCCTGGCCACGCAGAAAGGTTTTGACCTTACCGCCCAGATCATCGAGCGGCTTACTTTTGAAAACATCTTTCTGGTTGTGTTGGGTACAGGCGAACCATATTATGAAAACCTCTTCCGCTCCCTGCACGAACGCTTTCCGGAGAAAATTTCTGTTCGTATTACCTACGATGAAACGCTGGCCCATAAAATTGAAGCCGGCGCTGATATTTACCTCATGCCATCGCGGTATGAACCCTGCGGCCTGAACCAGATTTACAGCCTGAAGTACGGAACCGTCCCCGTGGTACGCGCCACCGGAGGACTGGACGACACCATTGAAGAATGGGACCCACAGACGCACACCGGGACCGGCTTTAAATTTGCCAACTATGCGGCCGATGATTACCTTCAGGCCGTCCAGCGTGCTCTGACCGTCTTCAAAGACAAGACGGCCTGGCGAACGCTGATGCGCAACGGTATGAAGCAGGACTATTCCTGGGCAAAACCCAGCAGTGAGTACATCGAAGTCTATCAGGAAGTGGCGCGGAGGCGCAGTTAG
- the rsmA gene encoding 16S rRNA (adenine(1518)-N(6)/adenine(1519)-N(6))-dimethyltransferase RsmA encodes MPQKAKLGQNFLTDRSACRRIVEALGDISNATVVEIGPGKAAITELLAQTAGELLAVELDRDLAARLRGQFAQLHHVQIIEQDILAVDLATLRRGEGKLVVVGNLPYYITSDILLHLFRHHTTISRAVVMMQREVADRVAAAPGSRDYGLLSATAQMYGQVERVMTLPPGAFSPPPQVYSSVLRLTFAPRFTALNVDAEGFLLFLRMAFAQKRKTLLNNLRAAGYEQAELRGAAEKARVSLQARAEAVGLKEMAELYRALRPYQAP; translated from the coding sequence ATGCCGCAGAAAGCAAAATTAGGGCAGAATTTTCTTACGGACCGCAGCGCGTGCCGGCGCATCGTGGAGGCCTTGGGCGATATTTCCAATGCCACCGTGGTCGAGATCGGTCCTGGTAAGGCTGCCATCACTGAACTGCTTGCGCAGACTGCCGGGGAACTGTTGGCTGTGGAGCTGGATCGCGATCTGGCAGCGAGACTGCGCGGGCAGTTTGCTCAACTGCATCATGTCCAGATCATCGAACAAGACATCCTGGCAGTAGATCTTGCCACTCTGCGACGAGGCGAGGGAAAGCTGGTCGTGGTCGGAAACCTGCCTTATTACATTACATCGGACATTCTGCTGCATCTGTTTCGCCATCATACGACCATTTCACGAGCTGTTGTGATGATGCAGCGCGAGGTAGCAGACCGGGTCGCAGCTGCGCCGGGGTCGCGCGACTATGGGCTGTTATCAGCCACGGCACAGATGTATGGGCAGGTTGAGAGAGTGATGACGCTGCCTCCGGGTGCATTTTCGCCACCTCCGCAGGTCTATTCAAGCGTGCTGCGGTTGACGTTTGCACCGCGTTTTACGGCACTGAATGTAGATGCTGAAGGGTTTCTCCTATTCCTGAGAATGGCCTTTGCACAGAAGCGCAAGACCCTGCTCAATAATCTCCGCGCAGCCGGGTATGAGCAGGCGGAGCTGAGGGGAGCGGCCGAAAAGGCCCGGGTATCGTTGCAGGCACGGGCCGAGGCGGTCGGCCTTAAGGAAATGGCAGAGCTTTATCGCGCATTGCGGCCTTATCAAGCACCTTAG
- the yihA gene encoding ribosome biogenesis GTP-binding protein YihA/YsxC: MKRIYAKFLLSATSPEQFPAPTVPEIAFLGRSNVGKSSLLNALLGTKLAHVSSTPGRTRAINFFSITDSPQRQQPQLYFSDLPGYGYARISKSIAAGWPKFIEPYLTARPALALCLCLVDSNVPPQNSDAQLIAFLRNVGRRFLVVGTKADRLSGNGRAKAKSVLREGLQIDDLLLCSAKTGAGIKELWTAIHSAAEE, from the coding sequence ATGAAGCGCATTTACGCAAAATTTCTGCTCTCGGCCACCTCGCCAGAGCAATTTCCGGCTCCTACGGTGCCGGAAATCGCCTTCCTGGGCCGCTCCAACGTAGGAAAGTCCAGCCTGCTGAATGCGCTGCTGGGAACAAAGCTTGCTCATGTCTCCTCCACCCCGGGACGTACACGCGCGATCAACTTTTTTTCCATCACCGATTCGCCCCAGCGTCAGCAGCCGCAATTGTATTTTTCTGACCTTCCCGGATATGGCTATGCCAGAATTTCAAAATCCATAGCCGCCGGATGGCCGAAATTCATTGAGCCCTACCTCACCGCACGACCGGCACTTGCGCTTTGTCTGTGTCTGGTGGACAGCAATGTCCCTCCGCAAAACAGCGATGCACAACTGATTGCATTCCTCAGAAACGTGGGTCGTCGCTTTCTGGTCGTCGGGACCAAGGCCGATCGGCTCTCAGGGAACGGGCGCGCGAAGGCAAAATCTGTTTTGCGCGAAGGCCTGCAGATCGACGATCTGCTGCTGTGCTCGGCCAAGACCGGAGCAGGAATCAAAGAATTGTGGACCGCCATTCATTCAGCCGCGGAAGAATGA
- a CDS encoding M24 family metallopeptidase, whose product MDHQRRLRALRKKMREQKLDSVLITHLPDVRYLCGFTGSNAALAVTQERAVLFTDGRYTAQAKLETTGARVVIAAKSALGEACSWIEKSGARRAFYDPQNTTVAALGLMREAVSRRRQQTFFQPLERPLTMDLRMVKDAEELLVMEKAALLGCHLFEAVLPHLQPGVPEIEVAATLEFFARSLGAEGMSFETIVASGKRSAFPHGRATEKRLPRRGFVTLDFGVILNGYCSDMTRTVYLGRPSKAEQDAYDAVLAAQEAAVSAVGPGIACGEVDEAARQVLRNAGLDQYFTHSTGHGVGIEIHELPRVAAKQDQVLMPGMVVTIEPGIYIEGKFGIRIEDMVAVTKSGARVLTPAPKAMIQL is encoded by the coding sequence ATGGACCACCAAAGACGTTTGCGCGCCTTGCGTAAGAAAATGCGGGAACAGAAACTGGACTCTGTTCTGATTACCCACCTTCCGGATGTTCGCTATCTTTGCGGCTTTACAGGGTCCAATGCGGCCCTTGCCGTGACGCAGGAACGGGCCGTGCTGTTCACTGATGGACGCTACACTGCACAGGCAAAGCTTGAAACCACTGGCGCGCGCGTAGTGATTGCGGCAAAATCTGCACTTGGCGAAGCATGCTCCTGGATAGAAAAATCCGGGGCCCGGCGGGCCTTTTATGATCCGCAGAACACAACGGTGGCCGCGCTCGGACTGATGCGCGAAGCAGTCAGCAGGCGCAGGCAGCAGACATTTTTCCAGCCACTCGAAAGACCGCTGACCATGGACTTACGCATGGTCAAGGATGCCGAGGAGCTGCTCGTCATGGAAAAAGCGGCGCTGCTCGGCTGCCATCTTTTTGAAGCCGTATTGCCGCATCTGCAGCCCGGCGTGCCGGAAATCGAAGTTGCCGCGACGCTGGAGTTTTTTGCCCGGAGTCTGGGAGCGGAGGGAATGTCTTTTGAAACAATCGTGGCCTCAGGAAAACGGTCGGCTTTTCCCCACGGCCGGGCGACGGAAAAGAGACTTCCACGCAGAGGATTTGTGACGCTCGATTTCGGTGTTATCCTCAATGGTTATTGCTCAGACATGACGCGGACGGTCTATCTGGGCAGGCCCTCAAAGGCCGAGCAAGACGCCTATGATGCCGTACTTGCGGCACAGGAGGCGGCAGTATCGGCGGTGGGTCCCGGTATTGCCTGCGGCGAAGTGGATGAGGCCGCACGCCAAGTGCTTCGTAATGCGGGCCTGGACCAATACTTTACGCACTCCACCGGACACGGAGTAGGCATAGAAATCCATGAGCTTCCTCGTGTGGCTGCAAAGCAGGACCAGGTGCTGATGCCGGGGATGGTGGTTACAATTGAGCCTGGTATTTATATTGAAGGAAAATTTGGTATCCGTATCGAAGACATGGTGGCGGTAACAAAATCGGGTGCCAGGGTCCTGACTCCTGCACCCAAGGCCATGATCCAATTATGA
- the accB gene encoding acetyl-CoA carboxylase biotin carboxyl carrier protein has protein sequence MKQLKELIEFLRENKIGEFDMERGDLKVRVKFAQEGAPASLASLAPFLAAAPATAPVPASLPAVQASTPAAPAPAAAPASVAQSEDASLHVVKSPIVGTFYESPSPGASAFVKIGDQVEQGQVLCIIEAMKLMNEIESDAAGEVVKRFVENGQPVEYGQPLFALKPR, from the coding sequence ATGAAGCAACTGAAGGAACTGATTGAGTTCCTGAGAGAGAACAAGATTGGCGAATTTGACATGGAGCGGGGCGACCTGAAGGTGCGCGTGAAGTTCGCACAGGAAGGGGCGCCTGCCAGCCTGGCCAGTCTGGCGCCTTTTTTGGCGGCTGCTCCGGCCACTGCGCCTGTTCCGGCCTCTCTGCCGGCGGTCCAAGCCAGCACTCCGGCGGCACCGGCCCCTGCGGCTGCACCAGCTTCGGTAGCGCAAAGCGAGGATGCTTCGCTGCACGTGGTGAAGTCGCCCATTGTAGGCACGTTCTATGAGTCTCCTTCCCCGGGTGCCTCTGCTTTCGTAAAAATTGGCGACCAGGTAGAGCAGGGGCAGGTCCTATGCATTATTGAAGCCATGAAGTTGATGAACGAAATTGAATCGGATGCAGCGGGCGAAGTGGTAAAGCGATTTGTAGAGAATGGCCAGCCCGTTGAGTATGGTCAGCCGTTGTTTGCGCTGAAGCCAAGATAG